The Enterococcus sp. 7F3_DIV0205 genome has a window encoding:
- a CDS encoding GHKL domain-containing protein, translated as MTVSTSLVIGFVYFIFYLELINSKVTWLKLFLMNAVLTIVTGFFNSSGYNVYSVLTIFLILFYLGLSQKQHKLSIVENLYFSGLTVFLITFLQSELNKILSWFVIYSAIPLYLSTFIVLPLVVVLLMFGLLMILRKKISQVYAYLVESPMLYLSILFILICNFFLFTAFNPQSFFFQQYFWQFESIAYPLLFLAFGLALFFFYYSFKLTQKRYLAKQKESEYYEMKQYTEKLEILHEELGTFRHDYLNLLLSLDESIRSKDLEQIKQVYNEVIKPTSQLISNKELELTKLTNIKIVEIKSLLSVKVIDACQRNLNVTVDIPGAITEIYIDLVDFIRGISIVIDNAIEEAVQSNEKILIIAFFEVADNQLFVVKNSCSKNIMAADKLFKKAESTKEDKENLRGYGLFSLEQIVNHSANLMLETIIEQPYFIQILKSKKS; from the coding sequence ATGACTGTAAGTACAAGTTTAGTAATTGGATTCGTTTATTTTATATTTTATTTGGAGCTGATAAATAGTAAAGTGACCTGGCTCAAACTTTTCCTCATGAATGCTGTATTAACGATTGTTACGGGATTTTTTAACAGTAGTGGTTACAACGTTTATTCTGTTTTAACTATTTTTCTAATATTATTTTACTTAGGTTTAAGTCAAAAGCAGCATAAGTTATCAATAGTAGAAAATCTTTATTTTTCAGGATTAACTGTTTTTTTGATTACTTTTTTACAAAGTGAGTTGAATAAAATTCTCAGTTGGTTTGTGATTTATTCAGCAATTCCTCTTTATTTGTCAACTTTTATTGTACTTCCTTTAGTCGTCGTATTGCTTATGTTTGGTTTATTGATGATTCTACGAAAAAAAATTAGCCAAGTATATGCTTATTTAGTTGAAAGTCCGATGCTTTATTTAAGCATCCTATTCATTTTGATTTGTAATTTTTTTCTTTTTACAGCATTTAATCCGCAGTCCTTTTTTTTCCAACAGTATTTTTGGCAGTTTGAATCAATTGCATATCCATTGTTGTTTTTAGCGTTTGGATTAGCTCTTTTTTTCTTTTATTATAGCTTTAAACTTACCCAAAAGAGGTACTTAGCGAAACAAAAAGAATCGGAATATTATGAGATGAAGCAATATACAGAGAAGTTGGAAATTCTTCATGAGGAATTGGGCACTTTTCGCCATGATTATCTGAATTTACTTCTTTCTTTAGATGAAAGTATTCGTTCTAAGGATTTGGAACAAATTAAGCAAGTCTATAATGAAGTGATTAAACCTACTTCACAACTAATTTCTAATAAAGAACTTGAACTCACTAAATTAACCAATATAAAAATAGTTGAAATCAAAAGTCTTTTAAGTGTGAAAGTTATTGATGCTTGTCAGCGTAATTTGAACGTTACTGTGGATATACCAGGAGCAATAACAGAAATATATATAGACTTGGTTGATTTTATTAGAGGGATATCCATTGTGATTGATAATGCCATTGAAGAAGCTGTCCAATCAAATGAAAAAATACTGATTATTGCTTTTTTTGAAGTGGCTGATAATCAATTGTTTGTTGTAAAAAATAGTTGCTCTAAAAATATAATGGCAGCAGATAAATTGTTCAAAAAAGCAGAATCAACAAAAGAAGACAAAGAGAATTTAAGAGGTTATGGTTTATTTTCATTAGAGCAAATCGTAAATCATTCAGCTAATTTAATGCTAGAAACTATCATAGAACAACCTTATTTTATCCAAATTTTGAAAAGTAAAAAAAGCTAG
- a CDS encoding LytR/AlgR family response regulator transcription factor yields the protein MSIFILEDDVIQAQALKRLVEEICQEKSINYEDIYVTNKGERIIEQMSKSITQNLYFLDIEIKRSKYHGFEVAKRIRAIDDTGLIVFITTHSEFAPISYQYMVSALTFLDKMTEPRMLKSDVEKCLVKYQQLNQKQVVEDYLIVDNSHSTIKVPISDFYYAMTTEAHRLALYTENRSLRFYGELKEVEHQKSQFVRCHQSYVVNLDKICEINSNERELILSNGMNIPVSRRLLKAVMDRWRAR from the coding sequence ATGAGTATTTTTATTTTGGAAGATGATGTTATCCAAGCACAAGCGTTAAAAAGACTAGTAGAAGAAATTTGTCAGGAAAAGAGTATCAATTATGAGGATATTTATGTTACCAATAAAGGGGAACGGATTATAGAACAGATGTCAAAATCAATAACGCAAAACCTTTATTTTCTAGACATTGAAATTAAGCGGTCAAAATATCATGGGTTTGAGGTTGCTAAGAGAATTCGCGCCATTGACGATACAGGTTTAATTGTGTTTATAACAACACATTCAGAATTTGCTCCGATATCTTATCAATATATGGTGTCTGCTCTGACTTTTTTGGACAAAATGACAGAGCCCAGAATGTTGAAATCAGATGTTGAAAAATGTCTGGTTAAATACCAGCAGTTGAATCAAAAACAGGTGGTTGAGGATTATTTAATCGTTGATAATAGTCATTCAACAATCAAAGTGCCAATTTCAGATTTTTATTATGCAATGACCACTGAGGCACACCGCCTAGCGCTTTATACAGAAAACCGATCGCTACGTTTTTATGGAGAATTAAAAGAAGTTGAGCACCAAAAGAGTCAATTTGTTCGTTGTCATCAATCGTATGTTGTCAATTTGGATAAAATTTGTGAAATAAATTCTAATGAGCGTGAGTTGATATTGTCAAATGGTATGAACATCCCAGTATCAAGGCGGCTTTTAAAAGCAGTGATGGATCGATGGAGAGCTAGGTAA